A portion of the Bacillus oleivorans genome contains these proteins:
- a CDS encoding branched-chain amino acid ABC transporter permease, whose protein sequence is MGDALQFLVSGLTIGSIYAIVALGFVTIYSVTKVINLAQGEFVMLGGMTMFSLTTAGIPYFLSFLLTILIVVVIGWLLERTIIRRSKSSDPISLIILTIGLAIFIKGIASMVWGKDSVKVEPFTSNEPLQVFGAAITPQSVWVMVFMVVIVIVLYVLMEKTMLGKAFRASSVNPLAARLMGVSPHKMSSLSFALSAALGALAGLVISPILFPAYDMGLMLSIKGFSASILGGLGSAPGAVIGGLLLGVIESLGAGYISSGLKDAIAFGVVLMLLLFRPYGLLGEKNVGKGGL, encoded by the coding sequence ATGGGAGATGCGTTACAGTTTTTAGTGTCAGGATTAACGATTGGAAGTATCTATGCGATTGTAGCGCTTGGGTTTGTAACGATTTATAGCGTAACAAAAGTTATTAATCTAGCACAGGGTGAATTCGTCATGCTAGGCGGGATGACCATGTTTTCTCTCACCACTGCTGGAATCCCTTACTTTCTTTCATTCCTTTTAACTATTCTCATTGTGGTTGTGATTGGATGGTTGCTGGAAAGAACAATAATTCGCCGATCCAAAAGCTCAGATCCGATCAGTTTGATTATTTTAACGATCGGACTTGCCATTTTTATAAAGGGGATTGCCAGTATGGTCTGGGGGAAAGACTCCGTTAAGGTCGAGCCTTTTACATCAAACGAACCCCTGCAGGTTTTCGGTGCAGCCATTACACCTCAAAGTGTATGGGTTATGGTCTTTATGGTCGTTATAGTAATCGTTCTTTATGTGTTAATGGAAAAAACCATGCTCGGTAAAGCATTTCGTGCGAGTTCTGTTAACCCATTAGCAGCACGTTTAATGGGGGTAAGTCCCCATAAAATGTCATCTTTATCATTTGCTTTAAGTGCTGCTTTAGGAGCTCTCGCCGGACTTGTCATCAGTCCGATATTGTTCCCAGCCTATGATATGGGGTTAATGCTATCGATTAAAGGATTTTCGGCAAGTATATTAGGCGGTTTAGGCAGTGCACCTGGGGCTGTTATCGGCGGACTCCTCTTAGGTGTCATTGAATCTTTAGGAGCCGGTTATATTAGTTCAGGATTAAAGGATGCGATTGCGTTTGGAGTCGTCCTGATGCTTTTATTGTTTAGACCTTATGGGTTATTAGGCGAAAAGAACGTTGGGAAGGGAGGACTCTAA
- a CDS encoding branched-chain amino acid ABC transporter permease produces MIRTGIQKVSWKGVGVFSLFILILPFIFSSSFFITNATFAGIYTIVTVGLGLLMGFAGQISIGQAAFYGVGAYTSAVLTTTYGWSPWVSLLFSVALPAIVAYILGHTMARLHGYYLAMATLAFGIVIHVLLVEWKTVTKGASGFYGIPKIELFGFTFRQGLSYYFLVWLLALIVIILALNIIHSRIGRALRSIHDSEVAASSMGVDTGKYKMQIFILSASFAGLAGWLFAHMSYSIAPSSFSLDHSVLFLVMVVLGGSTSIWGPVFGVFLITAINLIVHSLGTHFTFITSDFEQVLYGLILVLVVMFMPKGFFPTVAPKLRAAFQKNRGKRYSSEAVRTEKGDQHG; encoded by the coding sequence TTGATTCGAACAGGTATTCAAAAAGTAAGCTGGAAGGGTGTAGGCGTGTTCAGCTTATTTATATTAATCCTTCCCTTTATCTTTTCATCCTCCTTTTTTATTACAAACGCAACCTTTGCTGGAATCTATACAATTGTAACGGTCGGGCTTGGATTGCTGATGGGGTTTGCTGGTCAAATCTCCATTGGTCAGGCAGCCTTTTACGGAGTAGGCGCCTATACTTCTGCAGTTTTAACGACTACCTACGGATGGAGTCCTTGGGTTTCCTTGTTGTTTTCTGTAGCCCTTCCTGCAATAGTCGCCTATATCTTGGGACATACAATGGCGAGATTGCACGGTTATTATTTAGCGATGGCCACTCTTGCATTTGGGATTGTTATTCACGTTCTTTTAGTAGAATGGAAGACTGTAACTAAAGGGGCATCCGGATTTTATGGGATTCCCAAAATCGAACTGTTTGGATTTACTTTTAGACAAGGCTTATCTTATTATTTCTTGGTTTGGTTATTGGCATTAATTGTCATTATTCTTGCTCTCAATATTATACACTCTCGAATTGGCCGGGCGCTCCGTTCCATCCATGACAGTGAGGTTGCTGCAAGCAGCATGGGGGTAGATACTGGCAAATACAAGATGCAAATCTTTATTTTGAGTGCATCATTTGCGGGGTTAGCCGGATGGCTTTTTGCTCATATGTCATATAGTATTGCGCCTAGTTCATTTAGTTTAGATCATTCTGTCTTATTCCTGGTTATGGTGGTGTTAGGCGGATCAACAAGTATTTGGGGGCCAGTTTTTGGGGTATTTCTCATTACTGCCATCAATCTGATCGTTCATTCATTAGGTACTCATTTTACCTTCATTACGAGTGACTTTGAACAGGTTTTGTATGGGCTCATTTTAGTATTAGTGGTGATGTTCATGCCTAAAGGCTTTTTCCCGACCGTTGCTCCGAAGTTAAGAGCAGCTTTTCAAAAAAATAGAGGGAAACGTTACAGCTCAGAGGCAGTTCGAACAGAAAAGGGGGACCAGCATGGCTAA
- a CDS encoding ABC transporter ATP-binding protein, with the protein MANLLDVKNVTKRFGGVVANKDVTFSIEAGHINGLIGPNGAGKSTMFNMISNVFPPSAGEIWFEGKRIDILPAFKMASLGISRTFQNIQVFKNMTVLENVMIGLHTRTSAGMLSAALKLPKTKKEENFTYDKAMEHLLFAGLHEIADTFADSLPLGKLRILELARALATEPKLLLLDEIAAGLNHQETVEMGKLIQSIRDRNITILVVEHDMDLVMSICDKVIVLDQGEMIAEGTPKEVQNNERVIEAYLGTSDDEEVSV; encoded by the coding sequence ATGGCTAACCTTTTAGACGTAAAAAACGTGACGAAACGCTTTGGCGGAGTTGTCGCTAATAAAGATGTCACCTTTTCAATTGAAGCCGGACATATTAATGGCTTAATTGGACCAAATGGGGCAGGAAAGAGTACGATGTTTAACATGATTTCAAACGTGTTTCCGCCAAGCGCTGGAGAAATATGGTTTGAAGGGAAACGAATCGACATTCTCCCTGCTTTTAAAATGGCTTCCCTGGGTATATCCAGAACATTTCAAAACATTCAAGTCTTTAAAAATATGACCGTGCTGGAAAACGTAATGATTGGATTACATACCCGGACCTCTGCAGGGATGCTGTCAGCTGCGCTGAAGCTTCCGAAAACGAAAAAAGAAGAAAATTTTACTTATGACAAAGCAATGGAACATCTTTTATTTGCCGGATTACATGAGATCGCAGACACGTTTGCAGACAGTCTCCCGCTCGGAAAACTGAGAATATTAGAATTAGCGCGGGCGCTTGCAACTGAACCTAAACTGCTCCTGCTGGATGAAATAGCGGCTGGCCTCAATCACCAAGAAACAGTTGAAATGGGGAAGCTGATACAATCCATCCGTGATCGGAATATTACGATTTTAGTTGTTGAGCATGATATGGATTTAGTTATGAGTATTTGTGACAAAGTCATTGTCCTGGATCAAGGGGAAATGATTGCGGAGGGTACACCCAAAGAGGTTCAGAACAATGAACGTGTGATTGAGGCCTACCTTGGAACAAGCGATGATGAGGAGGTATCTGTTTGA
- a CDS encoding ABC transporter ATP-binding protein, which translates to MLEIKSIFYNYGPIQALKEVSFHVNKGEIVTMLGANGAGKTTLLKTISGLKKPSQGQILFNNNDISAWPPEKIVQKRLIHVPEHRQVFSTLTVTDNLYLGAFHHYKKSGKKEINDLIEKVFVLFPILKERKDQLAGTLSGGQQQMLAIARALMAKPDLLLLDEPSLGLAPLIVKEVLLYVKNLRDEFGITVLLIEQNVNASLKIADRGYVMSQGSIVKEGTSAELLNDVEVREAFLGQTVN; encoded by the coding sequence GTGTTAGAAATAAAAAGTATATTCTATAACTATGGTCCAATTCAGGCGTTAAAAGAAGTCTCCTTTCACGTAAACAAAGGGGAAATCGTCACAATGCTCGGGGCAAATGGGGCTGGAAAGACCACCTTACTCAAAACCATATCAGGGCTGAAAAAGCCGTCTCAAGGGCAAATCCTTTTTAACAATAACGACATTTCTGCCTGGCCGCCTGAAAAAATCGTGCAAAAGCGCTTAATCCATGTTCCTGAGCACAGACAGGTTTTTAGTACATTAACGGTCACAGATAACTTATATTTAGGTGCTTTTCATCATTATAAAAAGTCCGGCAAGAAAGAAATAAATGATTTGATAGAAAAAGTGTTTGTCTTGTTCCCAATTTTAAAGGAACGAAAGGATCAGCTGGCAGGAACCTTATCCGGCGGGCAGCAGCAAATGCTTGCGATTGCTCGTGCCTTAATGGCAAAGCCTGACTTACTTCTATTGGATGAACCTTCACTTGGGTTGGCACCCCTCATCGTTAAAGAGGTATTACTATATGTTAAAAACTTACGGGATGAGTTCGGGATCACTGTCTTATTAATTGAGCAAAATGTAAACGCTTCATTAAAAATTGCGGACCGTGGATATGTCATGTCGCAAGGCTCGATTGTTAAAGAAGGCACATCTGCAGAATTGCTAAATGATGTCGAAGTTCGGGAAGCCTTTTTAGGTCAAACCGTGAATTAA